A part of Haloarchaeobius sp. HME9146 genomic DNA contains:
- a CDS encoding SpoVR family protein, whose translation MVRVSEADRFRKQRIAGGLREPVEEARNLAKKLGLSPYEVNYWIVDYDEMNELIAYGGFQHRYPHWRWGMQYDRQQKQGQYSGGKAFEIVNNDDPAHAFLQESNTLADQKAVITHVEAHSDFFAKNEWFQLFSGGTPNAAAMLERHARAITEYMQHPEVERAEVEKWIDNALALEDNIDQHKRYAPVTSESREAVREDLDLADIEDKLDELDLSEEVRREVFDEEWLARQEEDEGPATFPESPEKDVLAFLRKYGKRYDTAAEKAVDMEEWQRDVLDMMRAEAYYFAPQKMTKVMNEGWAAYWESLMMGDERFAGDDEFINYAEHQAAVLGSPGLNPYKLGKELWEYIENSTNRKDVVEKLLRTKGITWRNFADVVDFAQVRDLLAPPDALTAIDPDDLDALDDLPEEYVDWEAVEQAKAGEIDIVKYPWKVLTYEGLCHRHYSLVKRQNRGFIERIGQSELERIGRYLFDDQVYDSVEEALADVDYSRGWDRMREVCRSHNDVTFIDEFLTQEFIDENEYFTYEFSHATGQYRVASQDASDVKKKLLLHFTNFGKPTIAVYDGNYNNRNELLLGHQYNGVMLDIKQAKQTLERVFELWGRPVNLMTIVKEISDHDREVARRRNREPKPTEQGKLIRFDGEKFEVTDLAWEEVEHLSADDVDYDTKPEEWLA comes from the coding sequence GTGGTTCGCGTGAGTGAAGCAGATAGATTCAGGAAACAGCGCATCGCAGGGGGCCTGCGCGAACCCGTCGAGGAGGCGCGCAACCTCGCGAAGAAGCTCGGGCTCTCCCCGTACGAGGTGAACTACTGGATCGTCGACTACGACGAGATGAACGAGCTCATCGCCTACGGCGGCTTCCAGCACCGCTACCCGCACTGGCGCTGGGGCATGCAGTACGACCGCCAGCAGAAGCAGGGCCAGTACAGCGGCGGGAAGGCGTTCGAGATCGTCAACAACGACGACCCGGCACACGCGTTCCTGCAAGAGTCGAACACGCTGGCCGACCAGAAGGCCGTCATCACTCACGTCGAAGCGCACTCCGACTTCTTCGCGAAGAACGAGTGGTTCCAGCTGTTCTCGGGCGGCACGCCCAACGCGGCCGCGATGCTGGAGCGCCACGCTCGCGCCATCACGGAGTACATGCAACACCCCGAGGTGGAGCGTGCCGAGGTCGAGAAGTGGATCGACAACGCGCTGGCGCTGGAGGACAACATCGACCAGCACAAGCGCTACGCGCCGGTGACCTCCGAGAGCCGCGAGGCGGTCCGTGAGGACCTCGACCTCGCCGACATCGAGGACAAACTCGACGAACTCGACCTCTCTGAGGAGGTTCGCCGCGAGGTGTTCGACGAGGAGTGGCTCGCCAGACAGGAGGAGGACGAAGGACCGGCCACGTTCCCGGAATCGCCCGAGAAGGACGTGCTCGCGTTCCTCCGCAAGTACGGCAAGCGATACGACACTGCTGCCGAGAAAGCCGTCGACATGGAGGAGTGGCAGCGCGACGTGCTCGACATGATGCGCGCCGAGGCGTACTACTTCGCCCCGCAGAAGATGACGAAGGTCATGAACGAGGGCTGGGCGGCGTACTGGGAGTCGCTCATGATGGGCGACGAGCGCTTCGCCGGGGACGACGAGTTCATCAACTACGCCGAGCACCAGGCGGCAGTTCTTGGCTCGCCCGGGCTGAACCCGTACAAACTCGGGAAGGAGCTCTGGGAGTACATCGAGAACTCGACGAACCGCAAGGACGTCGTCGAGAAGCTCCTGCGGACGAAGGGTATCACCTGGCGCAACTTCGCCGACGTGGTCGACTTCGCGCAGGTCCGTGACCTGCTCGCGCCACCCGACGCGCTGACCGCCATCGACCCGGACGACCTGGACGCACTCGACGACCTCCCCGAGGAGTACGTCGACTGGGAGGCGGTCGAGCAGGCGAAGGCTGGCGAGATTGACATCGTCAAGTACCCGTGGAAGGTGCTGACCTACGAGGGGCTGTGCCACCGGCACTACTCGCTGGTCAAGCGCCAGAACCGCGGGTTCATCGAGCGCATCGGCCAGTCCGAACTGGAGCGCATCGGGCGCTACCTGTTCGACGACCAGGTGTACGACTCCGTCGAGGAGGCGCTCGCCGACGTCGACTACTCGCGCGGCTGGGACCGCATGCGTGAGGTGTGCCGCAGCCACAACGACGTGACGTTCATCGACGAGTTCCTGACCCAGGAGTTCATCGACGAGAACGAGTACTTCACCTACGAGTTCTCGCACGCGACCGGCCAGTATCGCGTCGCCAGTCAGGACGCCAGCGACGTGAAGAAGAAGTTGCTACTCCACTTCACGAACTTCGGGAAGCCGACCATCGCGGTGTACGACGGCAACTACAACAATCGCAACGAGTTGCTGCTCGGCCACCAGTACAACGGCGTCATGCTCGACATCAAGCAGGCGAAACAGACGCTCGAACGCGTGTTCGAGCTCTGGGGGCGGCCGGTGAACCTCATGACCATCGTGAAGGAGATCTCGGACCACGACCGCGAGGTCGCCCGCCGCCGCAACCGCGAGCCCAAGCCCACCGAACAGGGCAAGCTCATCCGGTTCGACGGCGAGAAGTTCGAGGTAACCGACCTCGCCTGGGAGGAGGTCGAACACCTCTCGGCCGACGACGTCGACTACGACACCAAGCCCGAGGAGTGGCTGGCCTAA
- a CDS encoding DASH family cryptochrome, translating to MTQTALVWFRRDLRCHDNPALVAASAADDLLPVYCFDPREFGKQEYGGPNSFSFEKTGGFRTRFITESVADLRERLHEHGSGLVVREGKPEDILPELAAAHDADELHLSAVPTSEERAVESAVTAALADEGVEVQSHWGHTLYHLDDLPTDARIIDDTFTPFRKAVENESTVRDPRPVPVLPPLPVTAGGAETGGEAMGEVPTAPCGTEPATADERGALPFEGGETRALERLESYLWEGDHLREYKETRNGLVGSDYSSKFSPWLALGCLSPRYVYDEVKRYEAERVANDSTYWLVFELCWRDFFQFQFVKHEGQHFRREGIRNRTDIRWLWDDQRFRLWATGQTGIPFVDAAMRELNETGYVSNRARQNAASFLANNLRLDWRRGAAYFETKLVDYDPCSNYGNWAYIAGVGNDSRDKYFDIVWQANRYDPDAEYVKRWIPALASLPTEYAHEPWTMPRHLRTEYDLELGTDYPEPMVRLERTYDHLE from the coding sequence ATGACACAGACAGCTCTCGTCTGGTTCCGCCGGGACCTTCGCTGTCACGACAATCCGGCGCTGGTGGCCGCGTCGGCGGCAGACGACCTGTTACCGGTCTACTGTTTCGACCCGCGAGAGTTCGGGAAACAGGAGTACGGTGGGCCGAACTCGTTCTCGTTCGAGAAGACCGGGGGGTTCCGGACGCGGTTCATCACCGAGAGCGTCGCCGACCTGCGCGAGCGACTCCACGAGCACGGCAGCGGGCTGGTGGTCCGCGAGGGGAAGCCCGAGGACATCCTCCCTGAACTCGCTGCCGCCCACGACGCCGACGAGCTCCACCTTTCGGCCGTCCCGACGAGCGAGGAGCGGGCGGTCGAGTCGGCCGTGACTGCCGCCCTGGCCGACGAGGGGGTCGAGGTCCAGTCGCACTGGGGCCACACGCTGTACCACCTCGACGACTTGCCGACCGACGCCCGGATCATCGACGACACGTTCACCCCGTTCCGCAAGGCGGTCGAGAACGAGTCGACGGTCCGTGACCCACGCCCGGTTCCGGTGTTGCCGCCGCTGCCGGTGACCGCGGGAGGAGCCGAGACTGGAGGCGAAGCGATGGGTGAGGTCCCGACTGCCCCGTGCGGGACCGAACCGGCGACCGCCGATGAACGGGGTGCCCTCCCGTTCGAAGGCGGGGAAACACGTGCACTGGAGCGCCTCGAATCGTACCTCTGGGAGGGCGACCACCTGCGGGAGTACAAGGAGACGCGGAACGGGCTCGTCGGGTCGGACTATTCCTCGAAGTTCTCGCCGTGGCTGGCGCTGGGCTGTCTCTCACCGCGGTACGTCTACGACGAGGTGAAGCGATACGAGGCGGAACGGGTCGCGAACGACTCGACGTACTGGCTGGTGTTCGAGCTCTGCTGGCGCGACTTCTTCCAGTTCCAGTTCGTCAAGCACGAGGGGCAGCACTTCCGCCGGGAGGGAATCCGGAACCGCACCGACATCCGGTGGCTGTGGGACGACCAGCGGTTCCGGCTGTGGGCGACCGGCCAGACTGGCATCCCGTTCGTCGACGCCGCGATGCGCGAACTGAACGAGACCGGGTACGTGAGCAACCGCGCCCGCCAGAACGCCGCCTCGTTCCTCGCGAACAACCTGCGCCTTGACTGGCGACGGGGTGCGGCCTACTTCGAGACGAAGCTGGTCGACTACGACCCCTGCTCGAACTACGGGAACTGGGCGTACATCGCGGGCGTCGGCAACGATTCGCGGGACAAGTACTTCGACATCGTCTGGCAGGCGAACCGGTACGACCCCGACGCCGAGTACGTGAAACGGTGGATTCCGGCGCTGGCGTCACTTCCCACGGAATACGCCCACGAGCCGTGGACCATGCCCCGGCACCTGCGCACGGAGTACGACCTCGAACTCGGGACGGACTACCCGGAGCCGATGGTCAGGCTGGAGCGCACCTACGACCACCTGGAGTGA
- a CDS encoding glycerophosphodiester phosphodiesterase family protein yields the protein MRLIAHRGFAEEAPENTVSAVEHAVAAGADVVEVDVRRCASGEVVVHHDETVDRVTDGSGAVADHTLAELQALSVLGSGQSVPSLAQVLDALPATIGVNVELKETGLAADVAALLADHEGEAMVSSFQEAALREMREADSTVPTAYLTDRFRDCPVSTARELGCSFVHPHYRLCLLSRLVERAHDAGMEVNVWTIRHGAIARLLAVRGVDGVTSDRSGILD from the coding sequence GTGCGATTGATTGCGCATCGCGGCTTCGCCGAGGAAGCCCCCGAGAACACCGTTTCGGCCGTCGAACACGCCGTCGCCGCCGGCGCGGACGTGGTCGAGGTCGACGTGCGCCGGTGTGCTTCCGGCGAGGTCGTCGTCCACCACGACGAGACCGTCGACCGGGTGACCGACGGGAGCGGTGCGGTCGCGGACCACACCCTCGCCGAGTTGCAGGCGCTCTCGGTGCTGGGCTCTGGCCAGAGCGTCCCGTCGCTGGCACAGGTCCTCGACGCCCTCCCCGCCACGATCGGCGTCAACGTCGAACTCAAGGAGACCGGGCTGGCGGCCGACGTGGCCGCCCTGCTCGCGGACCACGAGGGCGAGGCCATGGTCTCCTCGTTCCAGGAAGCCGCGCTCCGCGAGATGCGCGAGGCGGACTCGACGGTCCCGACCGCCTACCTCACCGACCGGTTCCGCGACTGTCCCGTCTCGACCGCGCGCGAACTCGGCTGCTCGTTCGTCCACCCGCACTACCGGCTCTGTCTCCTCTCGCGCCTGGTCGAGCGCGCCCACGACGCCGGCATGGAGGTGAACGTCTGGACCATCCGTCACGGCGCGATCGCTCGATTACTCGCGGTTCGGGGGGTCGACGGGGTCACCTCGGACCGCAGCGGGATTCTGGACTGA
- a CDS encoding secondary thiamine-phosphate synthase enzyme YjbQ: MHIDRFSVETDARTTTVDVTDRVREAIPADASGLCTVYVQHTTAGVVVQEAESGLRQDIAAFVDGLVPDEGWQHDRIDDNADSHLRATVLGSDVTIPVDEGEPMLGTWQSVLLVECDGPRTRNVVVTVTGG, encoded by the coding sequence ATGCACATCGACCGATTCAGCGTCGAGACCGACGCCCGCACGACCACCGTCGACGTGACCGACCGGGTTCGGGAGGCGATTCCGGCCGATGCGAGCGGTCTCTGTACGGTATACGTCCAGCACACGACCGCCGGCGTGGTGGTCCAGGAGGCGGAATCCGGACTTCGCCAGGACATCGCGGCGTTCGTCGACGGGCTGGTCCCCGACGAGGGCTGGCAGCACGACCGCATCGACGACAACGCGGACTCGCACCTGCGGGCGACGGTTCTCGGTTCGGACGTGACGATTCCGGTCGACGAGGGCGAGCCGATGCTCGGCACGTGGCAGTCCGTGTTACTGGTAGAATGCGATGGTCCGCGGACCAGAAACGTGGTGGTCACAGTCACGGGGGGCTAA
- a CDS encoding rhodanese-like domain-containing protein, producing the protein MTETISVEEFRERQQSEDLLVVDTRGEESFEGWRLPDSVNYPYKPGEEVEKAEFQSATGATEDETIVTICAIGRSSYAFADELTKLGYGDVAVLDGGMAAYSGAYDVTTVPTIDDSVEVVQLQRRAKGCLGYVVSCTETKQAAVIDATRQTDEFREAAEGAGYEVVAVFDTHVHADHVSGGRALADELGVPYYLGERAAEDREVDYEYEPLARNTVVEVGEVDLKALYTPGHTSESVSYLVNAAAVLTGDTLFVESVGRTELQFSGEEAVGGAESLYDTLHGTLLAEPDPVTVCPGHFPVADDGSTPITPGEPVAATVGERRQSAGLLQDDRETFVAEITDDLPEKPPNYERVIAVNTGRESLDDEKEAVELELGPNRCAAEE; encoded by the coding sequence ATGACCGAGACCATCTCCGTCGAGGAGTTCCGCGAGCGCCAGCAGTCGGAGGACCTCCTGGTCGTCGACACACGCGGCGAAGAGAGCTTCGAGGGGTGGCGACTCCCCGACTCCGTGAACTACCCGTACAAGCCCGGCGAGGAGGTCGAGAAGGCCGAGTTCCAGTCGGCCACCGGCGCGACCGAGGACGAGACAATCGTCACCATCTGCGCCATCGGGCGGTCATCCTACGCCTTCGCCGACGAACTGACGAAGCTCGGCTACGGCGACGTGGCGGTCCTCGACGGCGGCATGGCGGCCTACAGCGGCGCGTACGACGTGACGACGGTCCCGACGATCGACGACTCCGTCGAGGTCGTCCAACTCCAGCGCCGCGCCAAGGGCTGTCTGGGCTACGTCGTCAGCTGCACGGAGACGAAGCAGGCAGCCGTCATCGACGCGACCCGCCAGACCGACGAGTTCCGCGAAGCCGCCGAAGGAGCAGGATACGAAGTCGTCGCCGTCTTCGACACGCACGTCCACGCCGACCACGTCTCCGGCGGCCGGGCACTCGCGGACGAGCTTGGCGTCCCGTACTACCTCGGCGAGCGCGCCGCCGAAGACCGCGAGGTCGACTACGAGTACGAACCGCTGGCGCGGAACACGGTCGTGGAGGTGGGTGAGGTCGACCTGAAAGCGCTCTACACGCCCGGGCACACCTCGGAATCGGTGAGCTACCTGGTGAACGCGGCTGCCGTCCTCACCGGAGACACGCTGTTCGTGGAGTCCGTGGGCCGGACCGAGTTACAGTTCTCTGGCGAGGAAGCGGTGGGCGGCGCGGAGTCGCTGTACGACACGCTCCATGGGACGCTGCTCGCCGAACCGGATCCTGTGACAGTGTGTCCGGGGCACTTTCCCGTGGCAGACGACGGTTCGACGCCCATCACGCCCGGTGAACCGGTGGCCGCGACGGTTGGGGAACGGCGGCAGTCCGCCGGATTGCTGCAGGACGACCGGGAAACCTTCGTCGCCGAAATCACCGACGACCTGCCCGAGAAGCCCCCGAACTACGAGCGCGTCATCGCCGTGAACACCGGGCGGGAATCGCTCGACGATGAGAAGGAAGCGGTGGAACTCGAACTCGGGCCGAACCGGTGTGCGGCCGAGGAGTGA